The nucleotide window GGATGCGAGGAGCCGATAACAGGGCCCTTATGTTCGGAAACCATTTTTAAGATCTTGCCCTTTACTTCCTGCGCCAATGCTGGCAGAGAACCAAAAATTAGTGTGAAGGCAATACATAAACCGGATAAGCAATGGTTCTTCATGTTGCATTATTTAGAAGATGAATGGGCATCGGATTTTTGCCAGGTATTTTTGTCCCAGCCTGTTGGTTTAGATGGGGCGCTGTTTCTAAAGCGGATTTGACGGGATAAAGGCCCTTCTACTTTAAGCTGCAGTTTATTAGACGGGCTTATAATGGTTACTTTGTTGAAAAGTATATTCCGGGCATCTAAAAGGTCTACAACCGGATTTTGAACCGAGAGCAGTGCATTGCTGATGGTTAAGCCCTGAACATCAGCAGCCGCAATCAGGTTGTCTGTGGTCGATCTTATTTTGTTAATAAGAACATTAGCCAGCGGGCTTTCGGGTATAGCAATGGCTTTTATAAATTGTGTGGTATTTTCTATAAGAATATTTTCAGCTTTAATATTCCTGAATACCGGCGTCAGCGCATCCTTAGCCCTGGGCGGATAGCGTGAAGCTGCGGCGCCAACATGAGTGGCGCTCCCCAGCATGTCCCATTCAAAGGCATAGCGGGAGCCACTGATCCGTATTCTTTCATAGAAAAGATTTTCGCCACCACCACCACGGGGTCTGCGCGTTTTAAAACGTATTGCAGATCTGGCGTTTTCAAATACACAATCGTGTACATATAAATTACGGATCATAGAAGCGGTTTCGCTGCCACAGGTAATACCTCCATGGCCTTCCAACACGAGTCCGTTTCTTACTACTACATTTTCGGTAGGCCTGTTCACACGCAAGCCGTCGTAACCACGCCCGGCCTTGATAGTGAACGCATCATCACCGGTACTTAGAGTACAGTATTCAATTAACACATTTCTTGATGATTCAATGTCAATGCCATCGCCCCGGGGTATGCCTATCGAATGAACTGAAATGCCCCGAATAATAACGCTGTCACAATAAACCGGTACAATATTCCAGAATGCAGTGTTCTCTAATGAAATACCTTCTATTAACACATTGTTGCAGTTGATAGGAGATATAAACATGGGAGGGAAAATAAACGCCCCGTTGCGTCCTTCGTATATGCGTTGAACTACGGGTGTGGTATGCGCCACAACATTTTCAATCACATCCCTGGTCATAATCTGTTTACGCACAGAACCTCCTTTGGCAGGACCAATCAGTTTTCCTTTCCCTGTAACAGCTATATTTCGCTGGCCGTTGGCATAAATGCATGCGCCGAGCGACATCACTTCTATGCCTTCATTACGCGTAAAAACAGCGGGCCTGTAATCTTCTACTTCACCGCTGAAGTATAATTCAGCGCCTTCCGAAATTTCCAGGTTGATATTGCTTAAAAGCGTAATGCGGCCCGTATGCCATTTGCCTTTTGGGATCATTACTTTTCCGCCTCCCAGGTTACTGAGCTGCTCAATAGTTTGCTGAATGATATCCGTTACTTTAGATCCTTCTTTGGCACCGTTTTCGGTAATAGTGATGGTGCGTGCGGGAAAAACCGGTCTTTTCAATTGAGGCATTTTAAAGGGAGCATTAATAGGAGCTATTTCTGCGGGAAGCGCCGCCACACCTACCTGTTCTCTAACAGGAACACTGTCGGTTCTCCTGTCCTGAATCCTGTAATCACGGGCATTTAAAGATGCCGCTGTCAGTATAAAAATAACTAAACCAAATACCCTGTTTAAACCCCAAAACATATCTTTTTTATTTTTCTAAGGTTGGAAAGATACGGATGTATTTAACTTTATTACCTGATTTTTAATGCCCAATTCTTTCCGGATTTTACCTTTATATTTCCTGCTTTCTACCGCTTGTTATAGCATCTCAGGGACGCTGAAGTGTGAGGCTCATTAAGCCTATAACTACCTCATTGGTTAGCGTTTTTAATGTAAGGGAACTTAGTTTTTTCCCCGGATTCAAGGGGAGGTCCAGAACAGTACCCGCTCCACCTTCAATGCCCATATTGGTGAAGCCTTTAACAGAACTATAGTTATTGTAATCCCTGGTTAATTCGCCAGTTCTGAATATCAGGCGATAGGGCTTAGGGCCACTTTTAAAGGCAAACCCGTCATCCATATAATCCTGTTCTATAGGCCACCAGTTCACGGGGTTAACCAGCTCCAGCGAATCTTTAGAACCGTCCTGGTAATGAACATAAATAATACCATTTATCATCTGGCTTTGCTGATGATTAGTAGTGCCTGCCATCAGTAAATAAGCATGAGAAGCCGAACCGCTTAGAGGTAGCTTAACGGACTCCGGAAAGTTGTCCCATTGAGAAGTGTAGGCAATGTTTTTATCAGTGCCTAATTTAAAGGGAATCTGGCCCAGGTTAACCTGTTCCTTGTCCTTTATACCGGCATCACTGATCTCCGGTTGTATTAACGGGTAACACCAGTTTCCAATGCCCTGCCAGGGAATTTGCAAAGTAACACCGGCTGTGCGCGGCGACAGGTATTGATGCTTAAAGGTATTGATAACGTTATCGTTAAGAATGCCTGCGAGATTTATTGCCTCATAATTACCCGAACTTTTTACTTCCCAGTCCAGGAAATTTGCGCTACTGGCGGAGCCCGCTTCCCATTGAATCACGACTTTATTAGTCCCCGTAACAAGCGACGATTCTTGAACAGCATGAGTTGTTATTTGACCTCTTTTAACGGCGATAGCATCGGCGTGCCCGTTGACCAATATGCGTCCTTTTTTATCCGATAGGCTATTATTGATAATCTGTAGCTGTATATTGGAACCAGATATGGTAGATCTTATTTCTACTGCAGGATTTACATTTACAGTAATGGGCTGTATCCATTTGGCCTCGCCCTGCTGTAAGGAAATCCATACAGTATGATTGCCGGTTTGATCACCTACTAGTGTTGCGATTTTTGGTTTGTTATCAATTGTTTTGAAAGACTGCTCTTCGTCCGTAATAGATTGTATTTCGGCCTTTTTATAAAGAAGCTGAAAAGGGGCGCTCTCAACAGCTGTATGGTTGTTCGACGATTTCTCAATTAAATCACCTTCCCATTCCACTTTAATATTATAAGCGGCGGATTGTTCCGCTGCTATTTCAATAGCCGGATTGTGTAATGCGTCATTGACCCAATTATAGGTAGCTTTTTTACCATTTATCCAGATATTTTTGATTTTATCTCTGCGGGCCGGTATTCTCAGGCTGAGGTTCATTAATTTATTATAAGATTGGGTTATGGAGTAGGCTGATATATTACCGTCCTCTTTAAAGTTAAAAGAAATATTAGGTAGGGAAAGCCCGGCGAATTTCCAGTGAGAGGGGAAACCCGGCTGTATCTTCAACCTGTTATTCAGCGCGTCAGGATGAATTCCAAAAAGACCTTCTGTGAGGGTTCTGGCAGCTACACCTACCGGGTCAGCAAAATCGCGGTATAGTTCGCCTCTTACTGCATCATAAAAAGAAAGTTGCTGAAACC belongs to Niabella yanshanensis and includes:
- a CDS encoding glycoside hydrolase family 28 protein; this encodes MFWGLNRVFGLVIFILTAASLNARDYRIQDRRTDSVPVREQVGVAALPAEIAPINAPFKMPQLKRPVFPARTITITENGAKEGSKVTDIIQQTIEQLSNLGGGKVMIPKGKWHTGRITLLSNINLEISEGAELYFSGEVEDYRPAVFTRNEGIEVMSLGACIYANGQRNIAVTGKGKLIGPAKGGSVRKQIMTRDVIENVVAHTTPVVQRIYEGRNGAFIFPPMFISPINCNNVLIEGISLENTAFWNIVPVYCDSVIIRGISVHSIGIPRGDGIDIESSRNVLIEYCTLSTGDDAFTIKAGRGYDGLRVNRPTENVVVRNGLVLEGHGGITCGSETASMIRNLYVHDCVFENARSAIRFKTRRPRGGGGENLFYERIRISGSRYAFEWDMLGSATHVGAAASRYPPRAKDALTPVFRNIKAENILIENTTQFIKAIAIPESPLANVLINKIRSTTDNLIAAADVQGLTISNALLSVQNPVVDLLDARNILFNKVTIISPSNKLQLKVEGPLSRQIRFRNSAPSKPTGWDKNTWQKSDAHSSSK